The DNA segment TGTCCTCGCAATGCTCGCGCGCTGTCGCGCCTAAAATGGTCCCTCGCGGCACGAATGCAACCGCGAAGGCTTGTCAGTCCTGCGGGCCCGCTTCTTCGCGTCGCGGCACTTCGAGGATGACCGGCTCATGGCCGGTGGCGCGCAGGAAGCGCACCAGATCGTCCCGCGCGATCGCGGTGGTCGCGGTATTGACGAGGGGATGACAGTTGATCACCTCGTGTTGCAGCAGCACCGCGTCCAGCACCACCGTCACTCGCCCGTCGGCGTCGTTCACCGGCCCGAAGGCGGTCACGGCGCCGGGTTTCACGCCGAGCACCTCCTCCAGCAGCTCGGCGCTGCCAAAGGACAGGCGGCTCGCCGCGCCGAGCGGGCCGTGGAGGCTCTTCAGGTCCACCCGTGCATCTTCCTCCACGACGACGAGAAAGAGGTTTCCCTTCTTGTCCTTCAGGAAGAGGTTCTTGGTGTGGCCACCCTCGATGTCGCCGCGCAAAGCCTGCGAATCCTCCACCGTGAACAGCGGCGGATGCTCGATGGTGCGGGTCTCGATACCGAGTTCGGCGAGGCGGGCGAACAGGTCGTCGGGCGAAAGCGGCATGGCGGTTTCCTTCTGCGCGCCTTCTAATGCCGGTGCCGGCCCGCAGGCAAGGACGTACCGGGCCCGCAAGGCCACCTGAGAGCGGCGCGCCGCGCGGGGCGGGCGTGTGCCGCGCGCATGCTCTCGCCCCCATGCGGTGGTTGACAGCGGGCCGGCGGCACTCCCACATCTGGGAAACAGTTTCAGGATCGAGACATCATGCGTCCAGTCGTCGGCGTGATCAGCGACGTGAAGGCCATGAACGGCCAGATCGTTCATGGCGTCACCGAGAAATACATCTATGCGGTCGCGCGCGGCGCGCAGGCGATGCCGGTGCTGATACCGGGCACGATTTCGGCGGTGGACGCCGAGATGGCGCCCGAGCGCGTGGTGATCGACGAGATCCTCGATCTGGTCGACGCCATCTTCCTGCCCGGCAGCCCCTCCAATGTCGGGCCGCAGCATTATGGAGA comes from the Ancylobacter pratisalsi genome and includes:
- a CDS encoding prolyl-tRNA synthetase associated domain-containing protein, with protein sequence MPLSPDDLFARLAELGIETRTIEHPPLFTVEDSQALRGDIEGGHTKNLFLKDKKGNLFLVVVEEDARVDLKSLHGPLGAASRLSFGSAELLEEVLGVKPGAVTAFGPVNDADGRVTVVLDAVLLQHEVINCHPLVNTATTAIARDDLVRFLRATGHEPVILEVPRREEAGPQD